A stretch of the Rosa rugosa chromosome 5, drRosRugo1.1, whole genome shotgun sequence genome encodes the following:
- the LOC133708945 gene encoding uncharacterized protein LOC133708945 gives MEDCNVLAADCVVISCCCQCLILQITIFIFFKLPCKLIRKTREYTMKKLQQRRRKGIVVESKTVYQCENDIESIRESMRSMEDIHSCRSCIEEVDKVLEELYQRGEFGFGSFWGGGELGFSSTHHLGRDDQFDPSFVRYQLIEMI, from the coding sequence ATGGAAGATTGCAACGTGCTCGCGGCGGATTGCGTTGTGATCTCGTGCTGCTGCCAATGCTTGATCCTCCaaatcaccatcttcatcttcttcaagctTCCTTGCAAGTTGATCAGAAAGACGAGGGAGTACACCATGAAGAAGCTTCaacaaagaaggagaaaagggaTTGTTGTGGAAAGCAAAACAGTATATCAATGTGAAAACGACATTGAGAGTATTCGAGAATCAATGAGATCTATGGAGGATATCCACAGTTGCAGAAGTTGCATAGAGGAGGTCGACAAGGTTCTAGAGGAGCTGTATCAGAGAGGAGAGTTTGGATTTGGAAGCTTTTGGGGGGGAGGAGAACTGGGTTTTTCCTCAACTCATCATTTAGGAAGAGATGATCAATTTGACCCTAGTTTCGTACGCTATCAATTGATTGAAATGATTTAG